A single window of Acidimicrobiales bacterium DNA harbors:
- a CDS encoding HAD family hydrolase, which produces MTAVDVVALDADDTLWENEVMFAAVHDRLRELVTRYCGPDLDVDAALADVERSNLEIFGYGVKAFTLSMIETAITLTDSRVPAREIHEIVEWGKWILNHPVELLPGVAETVPTLASEYRLVLITKGDLLNQEAKFAGSGLADHFDVVEIVAEKNTDTYRRVLDAHDIDPATFVMVGNSMRSDIVPVVAIGGRAIHVAAQYTWELETVDAQTRAAHANGYVELDDFAALPTVLAQMADGAL; this is translated from the coding sequence GTGACCGCCGTCGATGTGGTGGCGCTCGACGCCGATGACACCCTCTGGGAGAACGAGGTCATGTTCGCCGCGGTACACGACCGGTTGCGTGAGCTCGTGACCAGGTACTGCGGACCGGACCTCGACGTCGATGCCGCTCTCGCCGACGTGGAGCGCTCCAACCTCGAGATCTTCGGCTACGGCGTGAAGGCCTTCACGCTGTCGATGATCGAGACCGCCATCACTCTCACCGACAGCCGCGTCCCGGCGAGGGAGATCCACGAGATCGTCGAATGGGGCAAATGGATCCTCAACCACCCCGTCGAGCTGCTGCCGGGGGTGGCCGAGACCGTGCCCACACTCGCCTCGGAGTACCGGCTCGTGCTCATCACCAAGGGCGACCTGTTGAACCAGGAGGCCAAGTTCGCCGGTTCAGGACTCGCTGACCACTTCGACGTGGTCGAGATCGTCGCTGAGAAGAACACCGACACCTACAGGCGAGTTCTGGACGCGCATGACATCGATCCGGCCACCTTCGTCATGGTCGGCAACTCGATGCGCTCCGACATCGTGCCGGTGGTTGCCATCGGCGGCCGCGCGATCCACGTCGCCGCGCAGTACACGTGGGAGCTCGAGACGGTCGATGCGCAGACCCGGGCGGCCCACGCGAACGGCTACGTGGAGCTGGACGATTTCGCCGCACTCCCGACCGTGCTCGCACAGATGGCCGACGGGGCGCTGTGA
- a CDS encoding adenosine deaminase, translating to MTTPTLTEIRSAPKVLLHDHLDGGVRPATVIELADQTGYRGLPTADVDELAAWMVRGAHRLDLTLYLETFAHTVGVMQSPEALARVARECAEDLAADGVVYAEVRFAPELHVEAGLSLDAVVEAVTAGFAEGSAGRGIRIGTLLTAMRTAARSLEIAELAVRWRDRGVVGFDIAGAEAGNPPTRHLDAFQYIHRENFHITIHAGEAYGPPSIWEAVQYCGAERLGHGVRIVDDITTGDDGEPVLGPLAAYIRDLRIPLELCPTSNVHTGAAASIAEHPIKMLTDLRFRVTMNTDNRLMSATTMSQEFATCAEAFGWDWSRLRWMTINAMKSAFIPFDERLALIDDVIKPGYAELLAAR from the coding sequence GGCGTGCGGCCGGCCACCGTCATCGAACTCGCCGACCAGACCGGCTACCGGGGTCTGCCTACGGCCGACGTGGACGAACTCGCCGCCTGGATGGTGCGCGGCGCACATCGCCTGGACCTCACCCTGTACCTCGAGACCTTCGCCCACACCGTCGGGGTCATGCAGAGCCCCGAGGCGCTCGCCCGGGTGGCTCGCGAGTGCGCCGAGGATCTCGCCGCCGACGGCGTCGTCTACGCCGAGGTCCGCTTCGCCCCGGAGCTCCATGTGGAGGCCGGGCTGTCCCTCGACGCCGTCGTGGAGGCCGTCACCGCCGGGTTCGCCGAAGGCTCCGCCGGCCGGGGAATCCGCATCGGCACCCTCCTGACAGCCATGCGGACGGCGGCCCGTTCACTCGAGATCGCCGAGCTCGCGGTCCGCTGGCGTGACCGTGGCGTCGTCGGTTTCGACATCGCCGGCGCCGAGGCGGGCAACCCGCCCACCCGTCACCTCGACGCCTTCCAGTACATCCACCGCGAGAACTTCCACATCACCATCCACGCCGGAGAGGCCTACGGCCCACCGTCGATCTGGGAAGCCGTCCAGTACTGCGGCGCGGAGCGCCTCGGCCACGGTGTACGCATCGTCGACGACATCACCACCGGCGACGACGGGGAACCGGTCCTCGGACCACTGGCCGCCTACATCCGTGACCTCCGCATCCCCCTGGAGCTGTGTCCCACCTCCAACGTGCACACCGGGGCCGCGGCGTCGATCGCCGAGCATCCCATCAAGATGCTCACCGACCTCCGATTCCGCGTGACCATGAACACCGACAACCGCCTGATGAGCGCCACGACGATGTCTCAGGAGTTCGCGACGTGCGCCGAGGCGTTCGGCTGGGACTGGTCCCGCCTTCGGTGGATGACGATCAACGCGATGAAGAGCGCCTTCATCCCCTTCGACGAACGCCTCGCTCTCATCGACGACGTCATCAAGCCCGGCTACGCCGAACTGCTCGCCGCACGGTGA